A stretch of DNA from Candidatus Desulfatibia profunda:
TCCATGACCCAATATACTATATGTTGTGGTCGGTGGAGTCAAGTGCATACCCCCATTAATTTTATATATGTTTTTAAACATTCGACTGTTCAACGGTAAAGCAGATAACGACAACTGTTTTTAATAAGGAGGTTCTCATGTTCTACAAAAGCGATAGCGGCGGTTACAAGCAGGTACTTGAAGGAATAACGCTGAAGACGCTGGTATATGGTGAAAAAACACTTTTTGCCGAATTCCGTTTGGAAAAGGGTGCCGATCTGCCCAAACACAGCCACCCCCATGAACAGACAGGTTACCTGGTATCCGGCCGCATGCAGCTTTCCATCGGTGATAAGACCTTTGAGGCCGAACCCGGAGACTGCTGGAGTATACCTGGAAATGTCGATCATGCTGCAAAAATAATTGAGGATTCGATCGCCGTAGAAGTTTTCTCACCGGTGCGTGAGGATTATTTGCCGGGCTGACCCGGAAATTTCATGCAATGGTAGCAAAATCGTAGCAAGCCCATGTGCATTTTCATTCTTCACTTTCGGGA
This window harbors:
- a CDS encoding cupin domain-containing protein, whose product is MFYKSDSGGYKQVLEGITLKTLVYGEKTLFAEFRLEKGADLPKHSHPHEQTGYLVSGRMQLSIGDKTFEAEPGDCWSIPGNVDHAAKIIEDSIAVEVFSPVREDYLPG